TTCGAGTTGTTGTCCCCATCTTAGAGGCAGGTTATCTACGCGTTACTCACCCGTTCGCCACTATTTGTTGTTCAACACCCAACCTTCAACTGAAGTGTTATCCTCTTTGATAACGCGTTCCCTCTTCGCTTTCGCTCATCGGTAACGCCTCCGCAAAGATTCGGTGTTAAACAACAAACCGTTCGACTTGCATGTGTTAGGCACGCCGCCAGCGTTCGTCCTGAGCCAGGATCAAACTCTCCATAAAATTATGAAGAAGCTTCATCAGCTCTTTATAACAAAAACATATTGTTTGTTGAGTCATCATCACCAAAGCGATGACATCTCCGCACATCTGGCTTTTCATTCTTTTCCACATTGTTCAGTTTTCAAGGAGCACCGTCACCGTTCGGCGACTTTTATATATTAACATAACCTTTTGTTTTTCGTCAATACTTTTTTTCTTTTTTTAGCAGTAAATCGAAACATATTTTTCGCTTAATTGGTCAAGCGTCGCTCTCATTTCAAGCATGCTTTCTTCCGGTAAAGCTTGCGCCAGGTTATCACAATGTACGACCGACGATAATTTACGAATGCTCGCTAACAGTTCTAATTTTTCCACGACTTATTACCTCACTTATTTTTCAAATTCACACGCCGCCTATATTATCATCCTTTTTTTTCCTTGTAAAGGCGGTATTGAAAACACAGAAAAATAAGTTTATTTTACACTGGCAACGTGTTCTTCTTAAACCAGGTCACCAAATGATCGACTTTGCTCCGCCCAGCCGCAACGTCTTTTACCATATCAATGATCTTATCCTGGGCGGCAATTACATGATACCCGTTAATTCGCAAGGAAAATAAAGCTGCCAGAACGGCAATTCGTTTGTTGCCGTCTTGAAAAGGTTTATTGTTTATCATCGCATATAGCAAAACAGCTACTTTTGTAAAAACATCCGGATATAAGTCTTCGCCTTCAAATGCGACCATCGGCTTGTTTAAAATTTCCTCTAAGGCATTTTCATCTTGAAGCCCTGCTGTGCCGCCTGTACGACGAATCATTTCCGTATACAGATAGATGATTTCCTCCATATGAAGGTAACGCATTTACCGCAACCCCCTCAGCGTATATTCATAGTCGACCAGCAACTTGTCCACCATCCGAACAAAATCTACGGAGAACTGTTTTTTCTTAACGACGACCGGCTTTAAAACCAATTCTTGTTGTTCACGATTCACTTCCATAGTCACGTGCGATCCTTCTGTCAGTTCCAATGCCTTCATCATGGTTAGCGGCAACGAGATCACGCAACTATTGCCGGCTTTGAAAATCTTCCGTACCTCCATAGCCTTGTCCCTCCATTTTATCGATTGACATGCAAACGTCATTACTGTCATCTACGTATATATACGCGATGTTCAAACGGTTTCCTGCAAAAATTTTCGCACAGCGGCACCATGCAGGTAATCGCATTTCCGCCCCTGCCATGTATTTCGTTCTGTCATCTGTGCAACAATCGTATCGCGAATCTTCCACCAACCAGTCTGCCAATTGCTGAATAGAGTATTGCTTTCCGGCGCACGTCCAATCAGCCTTTGTACGGTGATATCCGGATGCAGGTGTTCTAAAAACAGAATCACCCTTTCCATATACTCTTCTTTGCTGATCAAATCAATCTGCCCTTCTTGATACCACTTCGCCAATAACGTTCCTTTGACTACATATAGCGCATGGAGTTTGACTTCCGTTACGCCGAGCGCCGATAAGATTCGAGCGCCTTCTTTAACGTCAAGCTCATCATCCCATGGCAGGTTTAATATTAAATGTGCGCAAATGGAAAAACCATATCGTTTGATCCGTTGTACAGCCTCAATAAATTCCGCCAAACCATGGCCCCGATTAATTTTTTTCAACGTATGATAATTTACCGTTTGCAACCCCAACTCAATGCTGATCTCAATCTCTTTCTCCTGCGCTACTTCCGCCAGCATCGCCAGATACGTCTCATGGATGCAGTCCGGCCTGGTGGCAAGTGCGA
The sequence above is drawn from the Azotosporobacter soli genome and encodes:
- a CDS encoding type II toxin-antitoxin system death-on-curing family toxin, which gives rise to MRYLHMEEIIYLYTEMIRRTGGTAGLQDENALEEILNKPMVAFEGEDLYPDVFTKVAVLLYAMINNKPFQDGNKRIAVLAALFSLRINGYHVIAAQDKIIDMVKDVAAGRSKVDHLVTWFKKNTLPV
- a CDS encoding AbrB/MazE/SpoVT family DNA-binding domain-containing protein, which produces MEVRKIFKAGNSCVISLPLTMMKALELTEGSHVTMEVNREQQELVLKPVVVKKKQFSVDFVRMVDKLLVDYEYTLRGLR
- a CDS encoding TIGR01212 family radical SAM protein (This family includes YhcC from E. coli K-12, an uncharacterized radical SAM protein.), with product MLTERYNAYSDYLRRRFGVKVYKLPVSLPVTCPNRDGTCGSDGCVFCGEIGAGYENLPASITVAEQIATNMAHIKPKYKAEKFIAYFQNFSNTYLPPEDLRAHIVEACQPDIVGVALATRPDCIHETYLAMLAEVAQEKEIEISIELGLQTVNYHTLKKINRGHGLAEFIEAVQRIKRYGFSICAHLILNLPWDDELDVKEGARILSALGVTEVKLHALYVVKGTLLAKWYQEGQIDLISKEEYMERVILFLEHLHPDITVQRLIGRAPESNTLFSNWQTGWWKIRDTIVAQMTERNTWQGRKCDYLHGAAVRKFLQETV